In one Chitinophaga sancti genomic region, the following are encoded:
- the tmk gene encoding dTMP kinase: MQKSRFIAVEGLDGAGKSTQIDLLTRYYHQQGIETRFIHFPRSQNGGVFGDLVAKFLRGEFGDVKNVHPQLVALIFAEDRKDFASTINEWLANGYTVLVDRYVLSNIAFQCAKLSTEAEKKELREWINMFEYGYNRIPQPDLSIYLDVPFSHTEQALTKRMKNEDRSYLNGKEDIHEKDFSLQLAVRKEYEVLADTDPAITKIVCYDKTDKMLPIAEIHANIVACLDKLI; this comes from the coding sequence ATGCAGAAAAGCAGATTTATTGCCGTAGAAGGACTCGATGGAGCAGGAAAATCGACCCAGATTGACTTATTGACCAGGTACTATCATCAGCAGGGCATAGAAACCCGCTTTATCCACTTTCCAAGAAGTCAGAACGGTGGCGTATTTGGTGACCTGGTAGCTAAATTTTTGCGGGGGGAGTTCGGGGATGTGAAAAATGTACACCCACAGCTGGTTGCCCTCATTTTTGCAGAAGATAGAAAAGACTTTGCCAGCACCATCAATGAATGGCTGGCCAATGGATATACCGTACTGGTAGACAGGTATGTGCTGTCCAATATCGCCTTTCAGTGCGCCAAACTGAGCACTGAAGCCGAAAAAAAGGAATTGCGTGAATGGATCAACATGTTTGAGTACGGGTACAACCGTATTCCCCAGCCGGATCTCTCCATTTACCTGGATGTGCCCTTTTCCCATACAGAACAGGCGCTGACCAAAAGAATGAAAAATGAAGACCGGAGCTACCTGAATGGCAAGGAAGACATCCATGAAAAGGATTTCTCCCTCCAGCTGGCAGTCAGAAAAGAATACGAAGTACTGGCAGATACAGACCCTGCCATTACCAAAATAGTATGTTATGATAAAACAGACAAGATGCTACCTATTGCGGAAATCCACGCAAATATTGTAGCCTGTCTGGACAAACTGATATAA